A window of Candidatus Saccharibacteria bacterium contains these coding sequences:
- a CDS encoding AAA family ATPase — MRSGHYFVYLRGNPGVGKITVARILEKELDWKVLWFHDLKNAVYNIVKEHRIPRLMDEVTQPVIRHLLGQGGNIIYTRCSPDKVTVDGVRAVVADNPDYIFKPIRLIASYETLLERVEGRHDPYRIENKQDLDEYLNSRETAEIGDELVIDTDGLTPEQVAEKIKAALR, encoded by the coding sequence GTGCGGTCCGGGCACTATTTCGTATATCTCCGCGGCAACCCCGGTGTCGGCAAAATCACCGTCGCCCGCATCCTGGAAAAAGAGCTGGATTGGAAAGTGTTATGGTTCCATGATCTCAAGAATGCCGTGTACAACATCGTCAAGGAGCACCGCATCCCGCGCCTCATGGATGAGGTGACGCAGCCAGTCATCCGGCACCTGTTGGGGCAGGGCGGCAACATCATCTATACCCGCTGCTCGCCGGACAAGGTGACGGTGGATGGCGTCCGCGCGGTGGTCGCGGATAACCCCGATTACATATTCAAGCCGATCCGCCTGATTGCATCATACGAGACGCTGCTGGAGCGGGTGGAAGGCCGCCATGACCCGTATCGGATTGAGAATAAACAGGATCTTGATGAGTATCTGAACAGCCGCGAGACGGCCGAGATCGGGGATGAGCTGGTGATCGATACCGACGGCCTGACACCGGAGCAGGTGGCTGAAAAGATCAAGGCCGCCTTGCGATAA